In Lusitaniella coriacea LEGE 07157, a genomic segment contains:
- a CDS encoding N-acetylmuramoyl-L-alanine amidase: MVQSKFLKIALDAGHGVSRDGGAEGIQREEAMIDAVMLPLKKRLLQMNVICIEVRPESASSVKDSLDKRTDKANAQRCDLYLSLHFNKYNGSASGTEVFAASSAGWKIAQRIVNNIAKLGFKNRGVKDGKHLAVLRQTLMPAVLVEGCFCDSQEDVALFDPEKMADAIATGLLNRQLPATNLNLKLTTETWLKTSTAQSSTLPDEDKQRVYPSKLPIESWKEADGNHVLVELKVPLRGRTEWFAFADHCEIEENGKPLILSPRDDAPILDRDAIEIPAQPADRGKRIIVLGRELYANEPIAAGTFYVDGLEVKGGHFTWAEFLHGGERIPQNEQHFINLIALAKRAEWTRTKLGGLPMLVTSAFRPDPWNRQAGGSSLSTHKDGRAIDFTTERPSRQNWRILDPIFPGGLGIYSRFPQMAHIDIRPYRARW; the protein is encoded by the coding sequence ATGGTACAAAGCAAATTTCTCAAGATAGCACTGGACGCGGGTCATGGGGTGAGCCGTGATGGAGGAGCAGAGGGCATACAGCGAGAAGAGGCAATGATCGACGCGGTGATGCTTCCCCTCAAAAAGCGCCTGTTGCAGATGAATGTGATATGTATTGAAGTTCGTCCAGAATCCGCATCCTCGGTGAAAGATTCCCTCGACAAACGAACCGATAAAGCCAACGCCCAACGCTGCGACCTGTACCTTTCCCTCCACTTCAACAAGTACAACGGCAGCGCAAGCGGGACAGAGGTTTTTGCTGCTAGCTCTGCCGGGTGGAAAATCGCCCAGCGAATCGTTAACAATATTGCCAAGCTGGGATTTAAAAACCGTGGCGTGAAAGATGGCAAGCATTTAGCAGTTTTGCGGCAAACGCTCATGCCTGCGGTACTGGTAGAAGGATGTTTCTGCGATTCTCAGGAAGATGTCGCCCTATTCGACCCAGAGAAAATGGCAGACGCGATCGCGACCGGTTTGTTGAATCGGCAATTACCCGCCACCAATCTAAATCTAAAGCTCACCACCGAGACGTGGCTCAAAACCTCAACCGCCCAGAGTTCTACCTTGCCCGATGAGGATAAACAGCGCGTTTACCCCAGCAAGCTGCCCATTGAGTCGTGGAAGGAAGCAGACGGGAACCACGTTCTCGTTGAACTAAAAGTGCCATTGCGCGGACGGACGGAATGGTTTGCGTTTGCCGACCATTGCGAAATTGAGGAAAATGGCAAACCATTAATCCTTTCCCCAAGGGACGATGCGCCCATCCTCGATCGCGATGCCATAGAGATTCCCGCACAACCTGCGGATCGGGGAAAGCGAATTATCGTTTTGGGGCGAGAGTTGTATGCCAACGAACCGATCGCGGCGGGGACTTTTTACGTGGATGGGTTGGAGGTGAAAGGAGGGCATTTTACTTGGGCTGAATTCCTGCACGGCGGCGAACGAATTCCCCAAAACGAGCAGCATTTTATCAACCTGATTGCCCTTGCCAAGCGCGCGGAGTGGACGCGGACAAAGTTAGGGGGTTTGCCAATGCTCGTTACGAGTGCTTTCCGTCCCGACCCCTGGAACCGACAAGCTGGGGGGTCATCACTGAGTACTCATAAGGATGGGCGCGCGATCGATTTCACCACTGAAAGACCATCGCGGCAGAATTGGCGAATCCTAGACCCCATTTTTCCCGGTGGATTGGGAATTTATTCTCGCTTCCCGCAGATGGCACACATTGACATTCGCCCTTATCGAGCAAGATGGTAG
- a CDS encoding ATP-binding protein encodes MIDPILVKDHKRTLRNAQMGGLAALTLSLMPLSPAPTFVRVYSPVAAIAVACWQCGESEREKRLYRRIQAYHGTYESAGIAADARALAQLPSFTQMEAPKLKPALFDAQALLEEATGIGLLGNSGSGKSCVAKYLAGEFGDAQIIVLDPHDDPDETNWEGLHVLRDYDLIIEQMEIFLELLNKRDKTPVVIISEEFPAVRAYCKRKRLQTADEFILRIGSEARKFNKFPIFCSQSGNVKALGLENMGDFLENFMLVRFNRIATKYAKNLSDRDVQQALSEQGYKTLVNDSPAIHPTHGRYQQVRKGQPPIGLRPLQSQPITIPLAGQSPRDSMGNNFEGVTVDVKATIPNSQFPIPNSPPPSPVRCARWRELRELREDGVSKTQIIKEVWGYNNRNFQAGIEEYESLVREYAREWISQLHKSGGMSLKRIFDLVYSPNYRNKPKKKRLMNEFLSILATLEIETDDSI; translated from the coding sequence ATGATTGACCCCATCCTCGTCAAAGACCACAAACGCACCCTGCGCAATGCCCAAATGGGAGGACTCGCCGCATTGACACTCTCCCTCATGCCCCTCTCCCCCGCCCCAACCTTCGTTAGAGTTTACAGTCCGGTTGCCGCCATTGCCGTCGCCTGCTGGCAGTGCGGCGAATCCGAGAGAGAGAAACGATTGTATCGTCGCATCCAGGCGTATCACGGAACCTACGAATCTGCCGGAATTGCGGCTGATGCGAGAGCGTTAGCCCAACTGCCTTCCTTTACCCAGATGGAAGCCCCCAAACTCAAGCCAGCCCTATTCGATGCCCAAGCGCTACTAGAGGAAGCAACGGGAATTGGATTATTGGGGAATTCTGGTAGCGGGAAAAGTTGCGTTGCTAAGTACTTAGCCGGGGAATTTGGCGATGCTCAAATCATTGTCCTCGACCCCCACGACGACCCAGATGAAACTAACTGGGAAGGACTGCACGTCCTGCGGGATTACGACTTGATTATCGAGCAGATGGAAATATTCCTAGAGTTGCTCAATAAGCGAGATAAAACTCCCGTGGTTATCATTTCTGAGGAATTCCCAGCCGTTCGAGCCTATTGCAAGCGAAAACGGCTTCAGACTGCCGATGAATTCATTTTAAGAATTGGGTCAGAGGCAAGAAAGTTTAACAAATTCCCTATCTTCTGTTCCCAATCGGGAAACGTCAAAGCATTAGGACTAGAGAACATGGGAGATTTCCTAGAGAACTTCATGCTTGTCCGATTCAACAGAATTGCAACTAAATATGCAAAGAACCTCTCAGATAGAGATGTTCAACAGGCATTGAGCGAACAAGGTTACAAAACCCTGGTCAACGATTCTCCAGCCATTCATCCCACTCACGGACGGTATCAGCAAGTCAGAAAAGGACAGCCGCCAATAGGCTTAAGACCCCTACAATCGCAGCCAATTACCATTCCGTTGGCGGGGCAGTCTCCGAGGGATTCAATGGGGAATAATTTCGAGGGAGTGACGGTGGATGTGAAGGCGACAATTCCCAATTCCCAATTCCCAATTCCCAATTCCCCTCCCCCCTCCCCGGTGCGGTGCGCCCGGTGGCGGGAATTGCGGGAATTAAGAGAGGACGGAGTGTCTAAAACCCAGATTATTAAGGAGGTTTGGGGGTATAACAATCGAAATTTCCAGGCGGGAATTGAGGAATACGAGTCCCTGGTGCGGGAATACGCGCGGGAATGGATATCGCAATTGCATAAATCAGGGGGAATGAGTCTGAAACGAATTTTTGACCTCGTTTATTCCCCGAATTATCGAAATAAACCGAAGAAGAAAAGATTGATGAACGAATTTCTCTCTATCCTCGCAACGTTAGAGATAGAAACTGACGACAGTATTTAA